One Cottoperca gobio chromosome 23, fCotGob3.1, whole genome shotgun sequence genomic region harbors:
- the LOC115028100 gene encoding uncharacterized protein LOC115028100 has product MANGHVKINDIFCNDNGLTRSTRCDPKSTSDTESMEDTEEYRLLMAYAKRRRRPKGGSSPQDKPNLVTGDTDLNNHSPLMLAKTEKEKEKKTKKKRKGWKRHLSIFSCIKPQTEEVLEQSGINEEPLDDHERRAYFKADVREDDELKQLASKLTRIADEIPFLPPDLEPDSPADDVNVERMIGLLLRESGDRLNERELKDSGVGIQLFGNYDFFKLLISTLLMRMGLKSPNPDSPGPKASPKTQIAVMCEITCRLSAVNTLPGNQLLGHGARYLQHNYASWVQQQGGYETAFYSDDEDDIQ; this is encoded by the exons ATGGCGAACGGGCACGTGAAAATCAACGACATCTTCTGCAACGACAACGGCCTCACGAGAAGCACACGCTGTGACCCTAAATCTACCTCAGACACAGAAAGCATGGAGGACACGGAGGAGTACAGGCTCCTTATGGCCTACGCAAAGAGGAGGCGGCGGCCGAAAGGGGGTTCATCTCCACAGGACAAACCGAATTTAGTAACCGGTGACACAGATCTGAACAACCACTCGCCTCTGATGCTGGCAaagactgaaaaagaaaaggagaagaagactaagaagaagaggaagggatGGAAACGTCATCTGAGCATTTTCAGCTGCATAAAACCTCAAACAGAAGAAGTATTGGAACAGAGCGGAATAAATGAGGAGCCGCTTGATGATCACGAAAGACGTGCTTACTTTAAAG CTGATGTAAGAGAAGACGATGAGCTGAAACAACTAGCGAGTAAGCTGACAAGGATCGCTGATGAAATCCCGTTCCTTCCTCCAGATCTGGAGCCGGACTCCCCGGCAGATG ATGTGAATGTTGAGCGCATGATCGGCCTGCTGCTGAGGGAGTCTGGAGACAGACTGAACGAGAGA GAGCTGAAGGATTCTGGTGTCGGCATACAACTTTTCGGGAACTACGATTTCTTCAAATTGCTAATCTCAACCCTTCTCATGAGGATGGGCCTCAAGAGCCCCAACCCCGACTCTCCAGGGCCAAAAGCATCTCCCAAAACTCAGATCGCTGTGATGTGTGAG ATCACCTGTCGTCTGTCAGCGGTCAACACGCTGCCCGGGAACCAACTACTGGGCCACGGAGCCAGATATCTGCAGCATAATTATGCATCCTGGGTACAGCAGCAGGGCGGATAT gagaCCGCCTTTTACAGTGATGATGAGGACGACATTCAGTGA